Proteins co-encoded in one Deltaproteobacteria bacterium genomic window:
- a CDS encoding type II toxin-antitoxin system Phd/YefM family antitoxin: MDASIIDLRYKTTQILEALKKREKVNVLYHGKIRGVIVPITPTAECKVEEHDFFGMLKKEKKSVKEVMHQLRKGRF, from the coding sequence ATGGATGCTTCGATTATTGATCTTCGTTATAAAACAACTCAAATCCTTGAGGCTCTTAAAAAGCGAGAAAAAGTTAATGTTTTATACCATGGCAAAATTAGGGGTGTTATCGTGCCCATTACTCCCACCGCAGAATGCAAAGTAGAAGAACATGATTTTTTCGGAATGTTGAAAAAAGAGAAAAAGTCAGTCAAGGAAGTGATGCATCAATTACGCAAAGGTCGATTTTAA
- a CDS encoding DUF4091 domain-containing protein codes for MAIEDDGVAFRQRSWAQFKKQASGWFVWETAYYFDFQASGQQTNVFSQAKTFGTFDRVDSVIGETGWNYTNGDGVLFYPGTDVLYPQDSYGMDGPIASLRLKHWRRGVQDYDYLTMAAQVDPAQVAQIVANLIPKVLWEYGVNMISDPTWVRTDMGWNNDPNVWEQTRKQLADIIEQGGVGF; via the coding sequence ATGGCGATCGAAGATGATGGTGTTGCTTTTAGGCAGCGCAGTTGGGCCCAGTTTAAGAAACAGGCCTCGGGTTGGTTTGTGTGGGAAACTGCCTATTATTTTGATTTTCAGGCCAGTGGCCAGCAAACCAATGTGTTTAGCCAAGCCAAGACCTTTGGCACCTTTGATCGGGTAGATTCTGTCATAGGTGAGACCGGCTGGAATTATACCAACGGTGATGGAGTGCTGTTTTATCCTGGGACCGATGTGCTGTATCCCCAAGATTCGTATGGGATGGACGGGCCGATTGCTAGTTTACGTCTCAAACATTGGCGCCGAGGCGTGCAAGACTATGATTACTTGACCATGGCGGCTCAGGTTGATCCTGCGCAAGTAGCACAAATTGTGGCGAATCTTATTCCTAAAGTCTTGTGGGAGTATGGTGTGAACATGATCAGCGACCCCACTTGGGTGCGCACCGACATGGGTTGGAATAACGACCCCAACGTGTGGGAGCAAACCCGTAAACAATTAGCCGATATCATCGAGCAAGGTGGGGTTGGATTTTAA